The following proteins are encoded in a genomic region of Cryptomeria japonica chromosome 11, Sugi_1.0, whole genome shotgun sequence:
- the LOC131035161 gene encoding uncharacterized protein LOC131035161 yields the protein MKKIVLNAEINCEKCRREAYEAISNVEGVESVTIDIKERKVTVIGDADPACLTMELRRVGWVKLVSVSPHVQENKKVVIMEDKKDSKESKNGSKKEDKIPSPKEDKKDSKDSKNGPKKEDKKPSPKEEKKDSKDSKNGSKKEDKKPSPKEEKKDSKEAKNGSKKEDKKSSSKEDSKNSKEGKNGSQKEDKKDSKGGKNGSKKEDKMDFTNMGQTHHMECTNMGQEQDINIYMQGIPEEQRNYTQTLVIGGSCNLGGSCNHCEDIYILSDENPNACSIC from the exons G AAAATTGTGTTGAATGCAGAAATTAACTGCGAGAAATGCAGGAGAGAGGCATATGAAGCAATTTCTAACGTTGAAG GTGTTGAGTCAGTGACCATTGACATTAAGGAGAGAAAGGTTACAGTTATTGGAGATGCAGATCCTGCATGCTTGACAATGGAACTCAGAAGGGTTGGATGGGTAAAGCTAGTGAGTGTGAGTCCTCATGTCCAAGAGAATAAAAAGGTTGTGATAATGGAGGATAAAAAAGATTCAAAAGAGAGTAAAAATGGTTCTAAAAAGGAGGATAAAATTCCTTCTCCAAAGGAGGATAAAAAGGATTCAAAAGATAGTAAAAATGGTCCTAAAAAGGAGGATAAAAAGCCTTCTCCAAAGGAAGAAAAAAAGGATTCAAAAGATAGTAAAAATGGTTCTAAAAAGGAGGATAAAAAGCCTTCTCCAAAGGAAGAAAAAAAGGATTCAAAAGAAGCTAAAAATGGTTCTAAAAAGGAAGATAAAAAGTCTTCTTCAAAGGAGGATAGCAAGAATTCAAAGGAGGGTAAAAATGGTTCTCAAAAGGAGGATAAAAAGGATTCAAAAGGCGGTAAAAATGGTTCTAAAAAGGAGGATAAAATGGATTTCACAAACATGGGTCAAACACATCATATGGAATGCACAAACATGGGTCAAGAACAagatataaacatatatatgcaAGGAATACCAGAAGAACAAAGAAATTATACTCAGACATTGGTGATTGGGGGAAGCTGCAACCTTGGGGGAAGTTGCAACCATTGTGAAGACATATATATCTTAAGTGATGAGAATCCAAATGCATGTTCTATTTGCTAG